In Cupriavidus basilensis, one genomic interval encodes:
- the pbpG gene encoding D-alanyl-D-alanine endopeptidase, with amino-acid sequence MLAAPVADAATKTSDTAKTSKKSAKVAKSEKKSASSPSKSAKSKQVATSGKAERATTRKVVVLKNGKRTVVAQRQAVPVRAAFIPAKPSLGEALGLRDTEDALALRSSVALVMDQNSNEVLFQKNAAAVLPIASITKLMTALVVMDARQPMDEVLTITEEDRDNEKHSSSRLRFGAQLSRQEALLLALMSSENRAASVLGRSYPGGLPAFVQAMNRKARELGMNDSHFVDSNGLSSSNVSSAMDLVRMVNAAYRNPTIREFSTQTEHEINVLGRTQHYVSTNRLVRGGNWEIGLQKTGFISEAGQCLVMQARVNGRNVVMVFLDSVGKLSRFADANRVRDWLEHVQTGPGRPFPTSPNLTQGPGSPTSPQAILTAQQPRGI; translated from the coding sequence ATGCTGGCCGCCCCTGTGGCCGATGCCGCGACGAAAACGTCGGACACCGCCAAAACCAGCAAAAAGTCGGCAAAAGTCGCCAAGTCCGAGAAAAAGTCGGCAAGCTCTCCCTCTAAATCCGCAAAATCCAAGCAGGTCGCGACCAGCGGCAAGGCCGAGCGCGCCACGACGCGCAAGGTCGTGGTACTGAAGAACGGCAAGCGCACCGTCGTCGCGCAGCGCCAGGCGGTGCCGGTTCGCGCGGCGTTCATCCCCGCGAAACCCTCGCTGGGCGAGGCGCTCGGCCTGCGTGACACCGAAGACGCGCTCGCGCTACGCTCCAGCGTGGCGCTGGTGATGGATCAGAACTCCAACGAAGTGCTGTTCCAGAAGAACGCCGCCGCGGTCCTGCCGATCGCCTCGATCACCAAGCTGATGACCGCCCTGGTTGTGATGGACGCGCGCCAGCCGATGGACGAGGTGCTCACCATCACCGAGGAAGACCGCGACAACGAAAAGCACAGCAGTTCGCGCCTGCGCTTTGGCGCGCAGCTCTCCCGTCAGGAGGCGCTGCTGCTGGCGCTGATGTCCTCGGAGAATCGTGCGGCATCGGTGCTGGGCCGCAGCTACCCGGGCGGCCTGCCGGCCTTTGTGCAAGCCATGAACCGCAAGGCACGCGAGCTCGGCATGAACGACAGCCACTTTGTCGATTCGAACGGCTTGTCGAGCAGCAATGTCTCGAGCGCGATGGACCTCGTGCGCATGGTCAACGCGGCGTACCGCAATCCCACCATCCGCGAGTTTTCGACGCAGACCGAGCATGAGATCAATGTACTGGGACGTACCCAGCACTACGTCAGCACCAACCGCCTGGTTCGCGGCGGCAACTGGGAGATCGGCCTGCAGAAAACAGGCTTTATCTCCGAGGCTGGCCAGTGCCTGGTGATGCAGGCACGCGTCAATGGCCGCAATGTGGTGATGGTGTTCCTGGATTCCGTTGGCAAGCTGTCCCGCTTTGCCGATGCCAATCGCGTCAGGGACTGGCTGGAACACGTGCAGACCGGGCCTGGCCGCCCTTTTCCGACGTCCCCAAACCTGACGCAGGGGCCTGGCAGCCCCACTAGCCCCCAGGCAATCCTGACCGCCCAGCAGCCTCGCGGCATCTGA
- a CDS encoding FAD-binding oxidoreductase yields MQNSAFLPRLIEALGPDVVATEPDQVAPWLADWRGLYRGNAQAVVRPRSVDEVARCLALCQQAAVPVVPRGGNTGLCGGAAPDSSPANVVLSMDRMNAIRSIDTIANTLVAEAGCILGNLRRAAQEAHRLLPLSLAAEDSCQIGGNLATNAGGVNVVRYGMTRELVLGVEAVLPNGEIFHGLRALRKDNTGYDLKQLLIGSEGTLGVITAAALRLFPRTDARSVVLAAVASPLQALELFELLFAQCGARLQAFEFFTGDCVDLVLKHAEGVQEPFSQRYPAYVLVELADTTDEAALNVLLERVIGEALERELCLDAAVSASLSQLQSLWKLREEISEAQRADGPHLKHDVSLPIEQIPAFMVSMEARLKAISPSIRPFIFGHFGDGNLHYNLSRPAGAERDWTAQHGKALTAEVLDEVARYGGSISAEHGIGQLKRDDFLRLKDPLELRMMQGIKQLLDPAGIMNPGKLL; encoded by the coding sequence ATGCAAAACTCAGCTTTCCTGCCCCGCCTGATCGAAGCGCTAGGCCCCGACGTGGTCGCCACCGAGCCAGACCAGGTTGCGCCGTGGCTCGCCGACTGGCGCGGCCTTTACCGAGGCAATGCGCAGGCCGTGGTGCGCCCGCGCTCGGTGGATGAAGTGGCACGTTGCCTGGCCTTGTGCCAGCAAGCCGCGGTCCCGGTGGTGCCGCGTGGTGGCAACACCGGCCTGTGCGGCGGTGCCGCGCCGGACAGCAGCCCCGCCAACGTGGTGCTGAGCATGGACCGGATGAACGCGATCCGCTCGATCGATACCATCGCCAACACACTCGTCGCCGAAGCGGGCTGCATCCTGGGCAACCTGCGGCGCGCCGCGCAGGAGGCGCATCGCCTGCTGCCGCTCAGCCTGGCCGCCGAGGACTCCTGCCAGATCGGCGGCAATCTCGCGACCAACGCGGGCGGGGTCAATGTGGTGCGCTACGGCATGACCCGCGAGCTGGTGCTGGGCGTGGAAGCCGTACTGCCCAACGGCGAGATCTTTCACGGCCTGCGCGCCTTGCGCAAGGACAACACCGGCTACGATCTCAAGCAATTGCTGATCGGCTCCGAAGGCACGCTGGGCGTCATTACCGCGGCAGCGCTGCGCCTGTTTCCGCGCACCGACGCACGCTCGGTGGTGCTTGCGGCAGTGGCCTCCCCGCTGCAGGCGCTGGAGCTCTTCGAGCTGCTCTTCGCGCAGTGCGGCGCTCGCCTGCAAGCCTTCGAATTCTTCACCGGCGATTGCGTCGACCTCGTGCTCAAGCACGCGGAAGGCGTGCAGGAGCCCTTCAGCCAACGCTACCCCGCCTATGTGCTGGTGGAGCTGGCTGACACCACCGACGAAGCCGCCCTCAACGTGCTGCTGGAGCGCGTGATTGGCGAGGCGCTGGAGCGCGAGCTGTGCCTGGACGCCGCCGTCTCTGCGTCGCTGTCACAACTGCAGAGCCTGTGGAAGCTGCGCGAGGAAATCTCCGAAGCCCAGCGCGCCGACGGGCCACACCTGAAGCACGATGTGTCGCTGCCGATCGAGCAGATCCCGGCCTTCATGGTGTCGATGGAGGCGCGCCTCAAGGCCATCAGCCCCAGCATCCGCCCGTTTATCTTCGGGCATTTCGGCGACGGCAACCTGCATTACAACCTGTCGCGCCCCGCGGGCGCGGAGCGCGACTGGACCGCGCAGCATGGCAAGGCGCTGACCGCCGAAGTGCTGGATGAGGTGGCGCGCTACGGCGGCAGCATCAGCGCCGAGCATGGCATCGGCCAGCTCAAACGCGACGATTTCCTGCGCCTCAAGGACCCGCTCGAGCTGCGCATGATGCAGGGCATCAAGCAGTTGCTGGATCCGGCCGGCATCATGAATCCGGGCAAGCTGCTCTAA
- a CDS encoding FadR/GntR family transcriptional regulator, with the protein MRTKAITLTEQVTQQLRAEIASGTYPVGARLPTGKQLAEQYGVSPAVIREVTEHLRSQGLVESRQGVGSTVRSRVGNAGFQLPQEIGIDRDELASIYELRLDLESAAAALAALRRTAQDVAGMQALLDRLAAQLHDPHHSAEADTAFHVAIATATHNKYYLQLLQYLNLQLHQTVHVARLNTRQQEGLSEQVHQEHLAIFHAIRAGDPEQARAAAVAHLRGAAARLGLQMAARGTPRTSGQDPTHSAA; encoded by the coding sequence ATGCGGACCAAAGCCATCACCCTCACCGAACAGGTAACCCAGCAGTTGCGCGCCGAGATCGCCAGCGGCACCTACCCCGTTGGCGCCCGGCTGCCGACCGGCAAGCAGCTTGCCGAGCAATACGGTGTCAGCCCCGCCGTCATCCGCGAGGTGACCGAGCACCTGCGCTCCCAAGGCCTGGTTGAAAGCCGCCAGGGCGTGGGCAGCACGGTGCGCTCGCGCGTGGGCAATGCCGGCTTCCAGCTGCCGCAGGAGATCGGCATCGATCGCGACGAACTGGCCAGCATCTACGAGCTGCGGCTCGACCTGGAGAGCGCCGCCGCCGCGCTGGCGGCGCTGCGGCGCACCGCGCAGGATGTCGCCGGCATGCAGGCGCTGCTGGACCGGCTCGCGGCGCAATTGCACGACCCGCACCACAGCGCTGAGGCGGACACCGCGTTCCATGTGGCGATCGCCACCGCCACCCACAACAAGTACTACCTGCAGCTGCTGCAGTACCTGAACCTGCAACTGCACCAGACCGTGCATGTGGCGCGGCTCAATACCCGCCAGCAGGAGGGCCTGTCCGAACAGGTCCACCAGGAACACCTGGCCATCTTCCACGCGATTCGCGCGGGCGACCCTGAACAAGCACGGGCCGCGGCGGTAGCCCACCTGCGCGGCGCGGCGGCGCGCCTGGGCCTGCAAATGGCAGCGCGCGGCACGCCCCGCACCAGCGGCCAGGACCCCACTCATTCCGCGGCCTGA
- a CDS encoding IclR family transcriptional regulator — translation MAEADKAPGKTSIQVIERMMTLLDALAQHADPVSLKELSLTTGLHPSTAHRILNDMVACRFVDRSDPGSYRLGMRLLELGNLVKARLSVRDAALAPMRALHRVTGQTVNLSVRQGDEIVYIERAYSERSGMQVVRAIGGRAPLHLTSVGKLFLAADEVARVRNYATRTGLAGHTRTSITDLIKLERELNWVRTNGYARDNEELELGVRCIAAGIYDDSRRLVAGLSLSAPADRLQDSWLQNLKDTALQISRGMGYATDVAA, via the coding sequence ATGGCAGAAGCAGACAAAGCCCCCGGCAAGACATCCATCCAGGTCATCGAACGCATGATGACCCTGCTGGATGCACTCGCCCAGCACGCTGATCCGGTCAGCCTCAAGGAGCTGTCGCTGACCACCGGGCTGCACCCTTCCACAGCGCACCGTATCCTCAATGACATGGTGGCCTGCCGCTTTGTGGACCGCTCCGATCCGGGCAGCTACCGGCTTGGCATGCGGCTGCTGGAGCTCGGCAACCTGGTCAAGGCCCGGCTGTCGGTACGCGACGCCGCGCTGGCACCGATGCGGGCCCTGCACCGCGTGACGGGCCAGACGGTGAACCTGTCGGTGCGGCAAGGCGACGAGATCGTCTACATCGAGCGCGCCTATAGCGAGCGCTCCGGCATGCAGGTGGTGCGCGCCATTGGCGGCCGCGCCCCGCTGCACCTGACTTCGGTCGGCAAGCTGTTCCTGGCCGCCGATGAAGTGGCGCGCGTTCGCAACTACGCCACCCGCACCGGGCTGGCCGGCCACACCCGCACCTCGATCACCGACCTGATCAAGCTCGAGCGCGAACTCAACTGGGTACGCACCAACGGCTATGCGCGCGACAACGAAGAGCTGGAACTCGGCGTGCGTTGCATCGCCGCCGGCATCTACGATGACTCGCGCCGTCTGGTGGCCGGATTGTCGCTCTCGGCCCCGGCCGACCGCCTGCAGGACAGCTGGCTGCAAAACCTGAAGGACACCGCGTTGCAGATCTCGCGCGGCATGGGCTACGCGACTGACGTCGCAGCCTGA
- a CDS encoding (Fe-S)-binding protein → MRVGLFATCLVDLMRPEIGFSVLKLLEKAGFEVMVPEAQTCCGQPAYNSGERTASRDLAEKFLREFEMFDYVVIPSGSCGGMVLHHYADLLGDDPELNGRYEGLRSRVFELTDFLVNVAKLGEFDSKFTGRITYHDSCSGLRELGVKSQPRALLAQLPGVQLSEMKDCEACCGFGGTFSVKYGNISTAIVDEKCANIKASGADAVVLGDLGCMLNIEGRLRRTGDTRTQVLHIAQVLAGDA, encoded by the coding sequence ATGCGAGTTGGTCTGTTCGCCACCTGCCTGGTGGACCTCATGCGTCCGGAAATCGGCTTCTCGGTGCTCAAGTTGCTGGAGAAAGCTGGCTTCGAGGTGATGGTGCCCGAAGCCCAGACCTGTTGCGGGCAACCTGCCTACAACTCGGGCGAGCGCACGGCATCGCGCGACCTGGCGGAAAAATTCCTGCGCGAGTTCGAAATGTTCGACTACGTGGTGATTCCGTCCGGATCCTGCGGCGGCATGGTGCTGCACCACTATGCGGACCTGCTCGGCGACGATCCCGAGTTGAATGGCCGTTACGAAGGCCTGCGCTCGCGCGTGTTCGAACTGACCGATTTCCTGGTCAACGTGGCCAAGCTGGGCGAGTTCGACTCAAAGTTCACGGGCCGCATTACCTACCATGACTCTTGCTCCGGCTTGCGCGAACTGGGCGTCAAGAGCCAGCCCCGCGCTCTGCTGGCGCAATTGCCCGGTGTGCAGCTCAGCGAGATGAAGGACTGCGAGGCTTGCTGCGGATTCGGCGGTACCTTCTCGGTCAAGTACGGCAATATTTCCACGGCCATCGTCGATGAGAAGTGCGCCAACATCAAGGCCAGCGGTGCCGATGCCGTGGTGCTGGGCGACCTCGGCTGCATGCTCAATATCGAGGGGCGCCTGCGCAGGACTGGCGACACGCGTACCCAGGTGCTGCATATCGCGCAAGTGCTCGCCGGTGATGCCTGA
- a CDS encoding LutB/LldF family L-lactate oxidation iron-sulfur protein, translating to MQVRSMEFKARAGQKLADQRLQQNLKKLSTKFVTARADAMRDLDFDATREALKERRDRALQNLDVWLATFEENATRRGATVLFAETTADAARLVAEIAHKHGVKKVIKSKSMVTEEMRLNQVLGEMGVQSIETDLGEYILQINDAEPPSHIIAPVVHKDKEEIADLFAKVHHKPRLTDIPEMTREAREVLRPEFLSADMGVTGGNFIIAETGSVAVVTNEGNEGMCTVMPRVHVAVTGIEKVLPTLEDLATVMRLLPRSATGQAISNYFSLLTGPRAEGERDGPEHMYFVLVDGGRSGLIGGDFQDMLRCIRCGACMNHCPVYQKIGGHAYGWVYPGPMGSVLTPSYVGIANALDLPQAATLCGECNRVCPASIPLSDLLRKLREKQMERGLRPWQERLGLQVWGYVARRPGLYAFATRIGARLLSRMGGSSKLIASLPMAGRGWTETRDLPAPSGRTFRELYKERRAR from the coding sequence ATGCAAGTTCGCAGCATGGAGTTCAAGGCGCGCGCGGGCCAGAAGCTGGCCGACCAGCGCCTGCAGCAGAACCTCAAGAAGCTCTCCACCAAATTCGTCACGGCGCGCGCCGACGCCATGCGCGACCTCGACTTCGATGCCACCCGCGAGGCACTCAAGGAGCGCCGCGACCGCGCGCTGCAGAACCTCGACGTCTGGCTCGCCACCTTCGAGGAAAACGCCACGCGCCGCGGCGCCACCGTGCTGTTTGCCGAGACCACGGCCGACGCCGCGCGGCTGGTAGCCGAGATTGCGCACAAGCACGGTGTGAAGAAGGTCATCAAGAGCAAATCGATGGTGACCGAGGAAATGCGCCTGAACCAGGTGCTGGGCGAGATGGGCGTGCAGAGCATCGAGACAGACCTGGGCGAGTACATCCTGCAGATCAACGATGCCGAGCCGCCGTCGCACATCATCGCCCCGGTAGTGCACAAGGACAAGGAAGAGATCGCCGATCTCTTCGCCAAGGTCCACCACAAACCACGCCTGACCGATATCCCGGAGATGACGCGCGAGGCGCGTGAAGTGCTGCGGCCGGAATTCCTGTCGGCCGACATGGGTGTGACCGGCGGCAATTTCATCATTGCCGAAACAGGCTCGGTGGCGGTGGTGACCAATGAAGGCAACGAAGGCATGTGCACGGTGATGCCGCGTGTGCATGTGGCCGTGACCGGCATCGAGAAGGTGCTGCCAACGCTGGAAGACCTGGCTACCGTGATGCGGCTGCTGCCGCGCTCGGCCACCGGGCAGGCCATCTCGAATTATTTCTCGCTGCTGACCGGCCCGCGCGCCGAGGGTGAGCGCGACGGCCCGGAGCATATGTATTTCGTGCTGGTCGACGGCGGGCGCAGCGGCCTGATCGGCGGCGACTTCCAGGACATGCTGCGCTGCATCCGCTGCGGCGCTTGCATGAACCATTGCCCGGTGTACCAGAAGATCGGTGGCCATGCCTATGGCTGGGTCTATCCGGGCCCGATGGGCAGCGTGCTGACGCCGAGCTATGTCGGCATCGCCAACGCGCTGGACCTGCCGCAGGCGGCCACGCTGTGCGGGGAATGCAACCGCGTGTGCCCGGCTTCGATCCCGCTGTCGGACCTGCTGCGCAAGCTGCGCGAGAAGCAGATGGAGCGTGGCCTGCGTCCCTGGCAGGAGCGGCTCGGGCTGCAAGTGTGGGGCTACGTGGCACGCCGACCGGGACTATACGCCTTCGCCACCCGCATCGGCGCGCGCTTGCTCTCACGCATGGGCGGCAGCAGCAAGCTGATTGCCAGCTTGCCGATGGCTGGCCGCGGCTGGACCGAGACCCGCGACCTGCCGGCACCGAGCGGACGCACGTTCCGCGAACTTTACAAAGAAAGGAGGGCGCGTTGA
- a CDS encoding ABC transporter ATP-binding protein, translated as MLRAQDLKLTFNPGTPIETRALRGLSLDIPTGQFVAVIGSNGAGKSTFLNAISGDQMVDTGRITIDDVDVTRKPAWDRAPLVARVFQDPMAGTCEALTIEENMALAMARGSRRGFRAALNKPSRELFRDKLRLLNLGLENRLTDRIGLLSGGQRQAVSLLMASLQPSRILLLDEHTAALDPKTAAFVLELTAKIVEEAKLTTMMVTHSMRQALDYGQRTVMLHQGQVVLDVSGDQRAGLDVPDLLRMFEQTRHEQLDDDALLLG; from the coding sequence ATGCTGCGCGCACAAGACCTGAAACTCACCTTCAATCCCGGCACCCCGATCGAGACGCGCGCGCTGCGCGGCCTCAGCCTGGATATCCCGACGGGCCAGTTCGTTGCCGTGATCGGCTCCAACGGCGCCGGTAAATCCACCTTCCTCAATGCCATCAGCGGCGATCAGATGGTGGACACCGGCCGCATCACGATCGACGACGTCGACGTCACGCGCAAGCCCGCCTGGGACCGCGCCCCGCTGGTGGCGCGTGTCTTCCAGGACCCGATGGCGGGCACCTGCGAGGCACTGACGATTGAAGAAAACATGGCGCTGGCCATGGCGCGCGGCAGCCGCCGGGGCTTTCGCGCGGCGCTGAACAAGCCCTCGCGCGAGCTATTCCGCGACAAGCTGCGCCTGCTCAACCTCGGCCTGGAAAACCGCCTGACCGACCGCATCGGCCTGCTGTCGGGCGGCCAGCGCCAGGCCGTGAGCTTGCTGATGGCCTCGCTGCAGCCCTCGCGCATCCTGCTGCTGGACGAGCACACCGCTGCGCTGGACCCGAAGACCGCCGCCTTCGTGCTGGAGCTGACCGCCAAGATCGTGGAGGAAGCCAAGCTCACCACGATGATGGTCACGCACAGCATGCGCCAGGCGCTGGACTACGGGCAACGCACCGTGATGCTGCACCAGGGTCAGGTGGTGCTGGACGTGTCGGGCGACCAGCGCGCCGGACTGGACGTGCCGGACCTGCTGCGCATGTTCGAGCAGACGCGGCATGAGCAGCTGGATGACGATGCCCTGCTGCTGGGCTGA
- a CDS encoding ABC transporter permease: MSLFSLLGALEIGLIFSLVALGVLISFRILNFPDLTVDGSFPLGGAVAATLIASGQDPFIATALAIVAGAFAGFVTGWLNVRLKIMDLLASILMMIALYSINLRIMGKPNVPLITESTIFTILQPDWLPDYMLRPALLLIVVVVAKLGLDWFFSSQLGLAMRATGANPRMARSQGIATGRATLAGMALSNGLVALAGALFAQTQGGSDISMGIGTIVIGLAAVIIGESILPARRLVYTTLAVVLGAILYRFFIALALNSEFIGLKAQDLNLVTAVLVTGALVLPGTRKKLFGRKNGGA, translated from the coding sequence ATGTCCCTCTTTTCCCTGCTGGGCGCCCTGGAGATCGGCCTGATCTTCAGCCTCGTCGCCCTGGGGGTGCTGATCTCCTTCCGCATCCTCAACTTTCCCGATCTGACCGTCGATGGCAGCTTCCCGCTGGGTGGCGCCGTGGCGGCCACGCTGATCGCCTCGGGCCAGGATCCGTTCATCGCCACCGCGCTGGCGATTGTTGCGGGCGCCTTTGCCGGCTTCGTCACCGGCTGGCTCAACGTGCGCCTCAAGATCATGGACCTGCTGGCCAGTATCCTGATGATGATCGCGCTGTACTCGATCAACCTGCGCATCATGGGCAAGCCCAATGTGCCGCTGATCACCGAGTCGACCATCTTCACCATCCTGCAGCCGGACTGGCTGCCCGACTACATGCTGCGCCCCGCGCTGCTGCTGATCGTGGTGGTCGTGGCCAAGCTTGGCCTGGACTGGTTTTTCTCCTCGCAGCTCGGCCTGGCCATGCGAGCCACCGGCGCCAATCCTCGCATGGCGCGCTCCCAGGGCATCGCCACCGGCCGCGCCACGCTGGCGGGCATGGCGCTGTCCAACGGACTTGTAGCCCTCGCGGGCGCGCTGTTCGCGCAGACCCAGGGCGGCTCCGATATCTCCATGGGCATCGGCACCATCGTGATCGGCCTGGCCGCGGTGATCATCGGCGAGAGCATCCTGCCGGCGCGCCGGCTGGTGTACACCACGCTGGCCGTGGTGCTGGGCGCCATCCTCTACCGCTTCTTCATTGCGCTGGCCCTGAACAGCGAGTTCATCGGCCTCAAGGCACAAGACCTGAACCTGGTAACCGCCGTGCTGGTGACCGGTGCCCTGGTGTTGCCCGGGACCCGCAAGAAGCTGTTCGGCCGCAAGAACGGAGGTGCCTGA
- a CDS encoding ABC transporter substrate-binding protein, giving the protein MKCLKTSTKTILGSAVALALLYGGAVQAQTVKVLSIVDHPALDAIRDGVRDELKTAGFDADKNLKWEYQSAQGNTGTAAQIARKFVGDQPNVIVAIATPSAQAVVAATKSVPVVYSGVTDPVAAQLVKSWSASGTNVTGVSDKLPLDRQVALIKRVVPKAKTVGMVYNPGEANSVVVVKELKAMLAKEGMTLKEAAAPRTVDIGAAAKSLIGKVDVIYTNTDNNVVSAYEALVKVANESKIPLVAADTDSVKRGAIAALGINYGDLGHQTGKVVVRILKGEKPGAIASETSDKLELFVNTGAAEKQGVTLSPELIKEAKTVIK; this is encoded by the coding sequence ATGAAGTGTCTCAAGACATCGACCAAGACCATCCTGGGCAGCGCCGTCGCCCTCGCGCTGCTGTACGGCGGCGCCGTGCAGGCCCAGACCGTCAAGGTGCTCTCGATCGTCGACCATCCCGCGCTGGACGCCATCCGTGACGGCGTGCGCGACGAGCTGAAGACCGCCGGCTTTGACGCCGACAAGAACCTGAAGTGGGAATACCAGAGCGCACAGGGCAATACCGGCACTGCCGCGCAGATCGCCCGCAAGTTCGTCGGCGACCAGCCCAACGTGATCGTGGCCATCGCCACGCCGTCGGCCCAGGCCGTGGTGGCCGCCACCAAGTCGGTGCCGGTGGTGTACTCCGGCGTGACCGATCCGGTCGCCGCCCAGCTGGTCAAGAGCTGGAGCGCATCGGGCACCAATGTGACCGGCGTGTCGGACAAGCTGCCGCTGGACCGCCAGGTTGCCCTGATCAAGCGCGTGGTGCCCAAGGCCAAGACGGTCGGCATGGTCTACAACCCCGGTGAAGCCAACTCGGTGGTGGTGGTCAAGGAGCTGAAGGCGATGCTGGCCAAGGAAGGCATGACGCTGAAGGAAGCCGCCGCACCGCGCACGGTCGACATCGGCGCCGCCGCCAAGAGCCTGATCGGCAAGGTCGATGTGATCTACACCAACACCGACAACAACGTGGTGTCGGCGTACGAAGCCCTGGTCAAGGTCGCCAACGAGTCCAAGATCCCGCTGGTGGCTGCCGATACCGACAGCGTCAAGCGTGGCGCCATTGCCGCGCTGGGCATCAACTACGGCGACCTCGGCCATCAGACCGGCAAGGTGGTGGTGCGTATCCTGAAGGGCGAGAAGCCCGGCGCGATCGCTTCGGAAACCAGCGACAAGCTGGAGCTGTTCGTGAACACCGGCGCGGCCGAGAAGCAAGGCGTGACGCTGTCGCCCGAACTGATCAAGGAAGCAAAGACCGTCATCAAGTAA
- a CDS encoding aldo/keto reductase encodes METTRLGRSDLQVSRICLGTMTFGEQNTEAEGHSQLDYAVSRGINFIDTAEMYPVKPRAETYGSTERIVGTWLKRQQRERIVLATKVAGPARMPWIRNGGDLTPDSIRAAVDASLARLQTDYIDLYQIHWPARNAPIFGQKQFDPANERECASIQAQLEAMGELVRAGKIRYVGVSNETPWGVAEFVKQAELHGLPRIATIQNPYNLLNRSFEQGLDEACFRTDVSLLVYSPLAFGQLTGKYLGGDLAHPVFDTQAKGRLTRFPPDWSPRYLRPESLAAAARYVTLAREHGLSPATLALAWSYSRWFAASTIIGATSLEQLRENIDAWQTPLPEAVTAAIARIHAEIHNPAQ; translated from the coding sequence ATGGAAACCACCCGTCTTGGCCGCAGCGACCTGCAGGTTTCGCGCATCTGCCTGGGCACCATGACCTTCGGCGAGCAGAACACCGAAGCCGAAGGCCACAGCCAGCTCGACTACGCGGTGTCGCGCGGCATCAACTTCATTGACACCGCAGAGATGTACCCGGTCAAGCCGCGTGCCGAAACCTATGGCAGCACCGAGCGCATCGTTGGCACCTGGCTCAAGCGCCAGCAGCGTGAGCGCATCGTGCTGGCCACCAAGGTGGCGGGCCCGGCGCGCATGCCGTGGATCCGCAATGGCGGCGACCTGACCCCGGACAGCATCCGCGCGGCGGTGGACGCCTCGCTCGCACGCCTGCAGACCGATTACATCGACCTGTACCAGATCCACTGGCCCGCGCGCAACGCGCCCATCTTCGGGCAAAAGCAGTTCGATCCGGCCAATGAGCGCGAGTGCGCCTCGATCCAGGCGCAGCTCGAAGCCATGGGCGAGCTGGTGCGCGCGGGCAAGATCCGCTATGTCGGCGTGTCCAACGAAACGCCGTGGGGCGTGGCCGAGTTCGTCAAGCAGGCGGAGCTGCACGGCTTGCCGCGCATCGCCACCATCCAGAACCCGTACAACCTGCTCAACCGCAGCTTCGAACAGGGCCTGGACGAGGCGTGCTTTCGCACCGACGTGAGCCTGCTGGTATACAGCCCGCTGGCCTTTGGCCAGCTCACCGGCAAGTACCTCGGCGGCGACCTCGCCCACCCCGTGTTTGACACGCAGGCCAAGGGCCGCCTGACCCGCTTCCCGCCCGACTGGAGCCCGCGCTACCTGCGCCCGGAAAGCCTGGCCGCGGCCGCCCGCTACGTGACGCTGGCACGCGAGCACGGCCTCTCGCCGGCAACGCTGGCGCTGGCCTGGAGCTACTCGCGCTGGTTCGCGGCAAGCACCATCATCGGCGCCACGTCGCTGGAACAACTGCGCGAAAACATCGATGCCTGGCAAACGCCGCTGCCCGAGGCGGTGACCGCAGCCATTGCCCGCATCCACGCCGAAATCCACAACCCGGCGCAGTAA